One Mesorhizobium sp. J428 DNA segment encodes these proteins:
- the arfB gene encoding alternative ribosome rescue aminoacyl-tRNA hydrolase ArfB, protein MPIGEDIIIRPGIVVHDDEIEETFIRASGPGGQNVNKVATAVQLRFDAANARDLPEHVRDTLIRIAGQRATKDGVIVIEASRYRLQERNREDARQRLADLVAKASEPPPKPRKKTKPSKGAVERRLKEKSGRAGVKKMRGRVGLD, encoded by the coding sequence ATGCCCATCGGCGAGGACATCATCATCCGTCCCGGCATCGTCGTCCATGACGACGAGATCGAGGAGACGTTCATCCGCGCGTCCGGACCGGGCGGGCAGAACGTCAACAAGGTGGCGACCGCGGTGCAGCTGCGCTTCGACGCCGCCAATGCACGCGATCTGCCCGAGCATGTCCGCGACACGCTGATCAGGATCGCCGGCCAGCGCGCGACCAAGGACGGCGTCATCGTCATCGAGGCCAGCCGCTATCGCCTGCAGGAGCGCAACCGCGAGGATGCACGCCAGCGGCTCGCCGACCTGGTCGCCAAGGCGTCGGAGCCTCCGCCGAAGCCGCGGAAGAAGACCAAGCCGAGCAAAGGCGCAGTCGAACGGCGGCTGAAGGAGAAGTCGGGCCGCGCCGGCGTGAAGAAGATGCGTGGGCGGGTCGGACTCGACTGA
- a CDS encoding phosphatase PAP2 family protein: MSSVALSTSHPRPLGLSASAIGLPVYLLVAVYTIGACVAILSTGATQAFAFGSYLVVWPAAFFVVFPAIYALLLALRIVHRLETRRGRRLALRKALAARHVQQFATGVGLLLAMMVFQGAFTSLKTALPLWQGGFPYDVAQADIDRALHFGVDPWRYLYAIGADPWVRAFAEWNYNQGWFIVCYATLFFMAVSASTGAVRTRYLVSYMITWAIVGNLLAGLFLSAGPAFYGFVTGDAARFGEQLAFLAASGDGAHSATKVQDYLWHFYSSGQSGLGSGISAFPSMHVGLVTLNALFIAEFSRRWGLLAFAYVALVLASSVYLAWHYAIDGYVAIAVTVVVYVAVKKVFLRAS, from the coding sequence ATGAGCTCGGTGGCGCTTTCCACGAGCCATCCGCGGCCATTGGGACTGTCGGCGTCCGCGATCGGGCTGCCGGTCTATCTGCTTGTCGCCGTCTACACGATCGGCGCCTGCGTCGCGATCCTTTCGACGGGCGCGACGCAGGCCTTCGCCTTCGGCTCCTATCTCGTCGTCTGGCCGGCCGCCTTCTTCGTGGTCTTCCCGGCCATTTATGCGCTGCTGCTCGCCCTGCGGATCGTCCACCGGCTGGAGACCCGGCGCGGCCGGCGGCTGGCGCTGCGCAAGGCGCTCGCCGCGAGGCATGTGCAGCAATTCGCGACGGGCGTCGGCCTGCTCCTGGCGATGATGGTCTTCCAGGGCGCGTTCACCTCGCTGAAGACAGCGCTGCCGCTCTGGCAGGGCGGATTCCCCTACGATGTCGCGCAGGCCGATATCGACCGCGCGCTGCATTTCGGCGTCGATCCCTGGCGCTATCTCTATGCGATCGGCGCCGACCCATGGGTGCGCGCCTTCGCGGAGTGGAACTACAACCAGGGCTGGTTCATCGTCTGCTACGCGACGCTCTTCTTCATGGCGGTGTCGGCAAGCACAGGCGCGGTGCGCACGCGCTATCTCGTTAGCTACATGATCACCTGGGCCATCGTCGGCAATCTGCTCGCCGGCCTGTTCCTGTCGGCCGGGCCGGCCTTCTACGGCTTCGTCACGGGAGACGCCGCGCGCTTCGGCGAGCAGCTTGCCTTCCTCGCCGCTTCCGGCGACGGCGCGCATTCGGCCACCAAGGTGCAGGACTATCTCTGGCACTTCTATTCCAGCGGGCAATCCGGCCTGGGTTCGGGCATCTCGGCCTTTCCGAGCATGCATGTCGGCCTCGTGACGCTCAACGCGCTCTTCATCGCGGAGTTCAGCCGGCGGTGGGGGTTGCTGGCCTTCGCCTATGTCGCGCTGGTGCTGGCAAGTTCGGTCTACCTCGCCTGGCACTACGCGATCGACGGCTATGTCGCCATCGCCGTCACGGTCGTCGTGTATGTCGCGGTAAAGAAGGTCTTTCTCAGAGCTTCCTGA
- a CDS encoding phosphatase PAP2 family protein — protein sequence MSEAAFERSAAAEQPQVFSGWLLAEMRENRVIYIFLCVFLASSLLVSALRGDEFLPVIVVYLERTLRAFAVVCSAVIAFVGIRVLIRGSNRPTYEIGRTLLEIASNGRLTRLMFSFLVLALFMGSFLYNKTLIPVIRPFDWDETFVAWDRALFGGYQPWEWLHPILGYPAVTIVLDYLYSAWVPLVFIVWAWVAVSPAVAPDLRRQCWLAVLLAWTGIGIGMAVVFSSAGPCFLPELFPDLAAPYSGLNAYLAGVTESFPLSSTMSKAFLWNSYTDVVAEPGGISAMPSMHNAQAVLFALAGFRVSRRLGVVLSLYAMLIFLGSIHLAWHYAVDGIVGAIAAVAVWHIAGLASRSRPEKAIR from the coding sequence ATGAGCGAAGCAGCGTTCGAACGCTCCGCCGCGGCGGAGCAGCCGCAGGTCTTTTCGGGCTGGCTCCTTGCGGAGATGCGGGAAAACCGCGTCATCTACATTTTCCTCTGCGTGTTCCTGGCTTCGTCGCTTCTCGTCTCCGCGCTGCGCGGCGACGAGTTCCTTCCGGTGATCGTCGTCTACCTGGAACGAACACTGCGCGCCTTCGCTGTCGTCTGCAGCGCGGTCATTGCGTTCGTTGGCATTCGCGTGCTCATCCGCGGCTCGAATCGACCGACCTACGAGATCGGCAGGACTTTGCTGGAGATCGCGTCCAACGGCCGCCTGACCCGTCTCATGTTCTCGTTTCTCGTCCTCGCCCTGTTCATGGGCTCGTTCCTCTATAACAAGACGCTCATTCCGGTGATCAGGCCGTTCGATTGGGACGAGACCTTCGTCGCCTGGGACAGGGCGCTGTTCGGCGGATATCAGCCCTGGGAATGGCTGCACCCGATCCTCGGCTATCCAGCCGTCACGATCGTGCTCGACTACCTCTATTCGGCGTGGGTGCCGCTGGTCTTCATCGTCTGGGCCTGGGTGGCGGTAAGCCCCGCCGTCGCGCCGGACCTGCGCCGGCAATGCTGGCTCGCCGTCCTCCTTGCCTGGACGGGTATCGGGATCGGCATGGCCGTGGTTTTCTCCTCGGCGGGGCCGTGCTTCCTCCCGGAGCTGTTTCCCGATCTCGCGGCCCCCTATTCCGGGCTCAACGCCTATCTCGCCGGGGTCACCGAGAGCTTCCCTCTCAGTTCGACGATGTCGAAGGCGTTCCTCTGGAACTCCTATACCGACGTGGTCGCCGAACCGGGCGGCATCTCGGCGATGCCGAGCATGCACAACGCCCAGGCGGTTCTGTTCGCCCTCGCGGGCTTCCGGGTAAGCCGGCGTCTTGGAGTGGTGCTGAGCCTCTATGCGATGCTGATCTTCCTCGGCTCGATCCATCTCGCCTGGCACTATGCCGTCGACGGCATAGTGGGCGCCATCGCGGCCGTCGCCGTGTGGCACATCGCCGGTCTCGCCAGCCGAAGCCGACCGGAAAAGGCGATCCGATGA
- the lysM gene encoding peptidoglycan-binding protein LysM: protein MGIFDFVKSVGKKLGIGDDEPPAADKLKKDLDSYNIGTDKVEVEVQGDKAVLKGVVADQSIFEKAVIAVGNTLGISKVEAGELKVVAPDSGLKLDGNVDMTSIVKAATPAKEPVFYTVKKGDNLSKIAEKHYGKGKASKYTVIFEANRPMLSHPDKIYPGQVLRIPDLETA from the coding sequence ATGGGTATTTTCGATTTCGTCAAATCCGTCGGCAAGAAGCTCGGCATCGGCGACGACGAGCCGCCGGCGGCCGACAAGCTCAAGAAGGACCTCGATTCCTACAATATCGGAACCGACAAGGTCGAAGTCGAAGTGCAGGGCGACAAGGCGGTGCTCAAGGGCGTCGTCGCCGACCAGTCGATCTTCGAGAAGGCCGTGATCGCCGTCGGCAACACGCTGGGTATCTCCAAGGTCGAGGCCGGCGAGCTCAAGGTCGTGGCCCCCGATTCCGGTCTCAAGCTCGACGGAAACGTCGACATGACCTCGATCGTGAAGGCGGCGACCCCGGCAAAGGAGCCGGTGTTCTATACGGTAAAGAAGGGCGACAACCTCTCCAAGATCGCCGAGAAGCACTACGGCAAGGGCAAGGCTTCCAAGTATACGGTGATCTTCGAGGCGAACCGCCCGATGCTGAGCCATCCGGACAAGATCTATCCGGGCCAGGTGCTCCGGATTCCGGACCTCGAGACCGCCTGA
- the coaA gene encoding type I pantothenate kinase produces MDQLAPTEKYSPYRVFTAQQWAGFRADTPLTLRADEVQRLRSMNDPIDLEEVRRIYLSMSRLLSAHVEASQLLFRQRQVFFNTDDAVKTPFIIGIAGSVAVGKSTTARVLKELLQRWPSSPKVDLVTTDGFLLPNEVLRRESLMERKGFPESYDVGALLRFLSAIKSGQRNVHAPLYSHLTYDVLTGQFVTIDRPDILIFEGINVLQTRDLPKDGKVVPFVSDFFDFSIYIDAEEHLIHKWYIDRFMRLRETAFRDPNSFFHRYASLSKDAALAIAEGLWANINLKNLHENILPTRPRADLILKKGADHLIQEVALRKL; encoded by the coding sequence CGCTTAGGGCCGACGAAGTGCAGCGGCTTCGCTCCATGAACGACCCGATCGATCTGGAGGAAGTGCGGCGCATCTATCTGTCGATGTCGCGTCTTCTGTCGGCCCATGTCGAGGCGAGCCAGCTTCTCTTCCGCCAGCGCCAGGTCTTCTTCAACACTGACGATGCGGTGAAGACGCCGTTCATCATCGGCATCGCCGGCTCGGTCGCGGTCGGCAAGTCGACCACCGCGCGCGTCCTGAAGGAGCTGCTGCAGCGCTGGCCGTCGAGCCCGAAGGTCGACCTAGTCACGACAGACGGCTTCCTCTTGCCGAACGAAGTGCTGCGCCGCGAGAGCCTGATGGAGCGCAAGGGCTTTCCTGAAAGCTATGATGTCGGCGCCCTGCTCCGCTTCCTGTCCGCGATCAAGTCGGGCCAGCGCAATGTCCACGCGCCGCTCTATTCGCACCTGACCTACGACGTGCTGACTGGCCAGTTCGTCACCATCGACCGGCCGGACATCCTCATCTTCGAGGGCATCAACGTGCTCCAGACGCGCGACTTGCCGAAGGACGGCAAGGTTGTCCCGTTCGTGTCCGATTTCTTCGACTTCTCGATCTATATCGACGCCGAGGAGCATCTGATCCACAAGTGGTATATCGACCGCTTCATGCGGCTGCGCGAGACCGCGTTCCGCGATCCGAATTCGTTCTTCCACCGCTATGCCAGCCTGTCGAAGGATGCGGCACTCGCCATCGCCGAAGGCCTGTGGGCGAACATCAACCTCAAGAACCTGCACGAGAACATCCTGCCGACGCGCCCCCGCGCCGACCTGATCCTCAAGAAGGGCGCCGACCACCTCATCCAGGAAGTGGCGCTCAGGAAGCTCTGA
- a CDS encoding alpha-ketoglutarate-dependent dioxygenase AlkB: MKAFPDGFRHLPAYLDMEEQRALVEDVRAVVQAAPLYIPEMPRTGKPMSVRMTNCGTLGWVTDRERGYRYQPTHPVTGRPWPPIPQRLMAVWRAVTDADVEPEACLVNFYNDTARMGLHQDKDEQDLSAPVVSVSLGDTCLFRIGGTARNDPTQSFRLHSGDVVVLGGRSRLGFHGVDRIFPGISPLLKNGGRINLTLRRVSRPAEAETLP, encoded by the coding sequence ATGAAGGCGTTTCCCGACGGTTTCAGGCACCTGCCCGCCTATCTCGACATGGAGGAGCAGCGCGCCCTCGTGGAGGATGTCAGGGCGGTGGTGCAGGCCGCACCGCTCTACATCCCGGAAATGCCCCGGACCGGGAAGCCGATGAGCGTGCGCATGACGAATTGCGGCACGCTCGGCTGGGTGACCGACCGCGAGCGGGGATATCGCTACCAGCCCACACACCCGGTGACGGGCAGGCCGTGGCCGCCGATCCCGCAACGGCTGATGGCAGTCTGGCGCGCGGTGACAGATGCCGACGTCGAGCCCGAGGCCTGCCTGGTCAATTTCTACAACGACACCGCCCGCATGGGACTGCATCAGGACAAGGACGAGCAGGATCTCTCAGCGCCGGTCGTGTCCGTCTCGCTCGGCGACACCTGCCTGTTCAGGATCGGCGGGACGGCACGGAACGATCCGACGCAGTCGTTTCGCCTGCACAGCGGCGACGTGGTGGTGCTCGGCGGACGCTCACGTCTCGGTTTCCATGGCGTGGACCGGATCTTCCCCGGAATCTCGCCGCTGCTGAAGAATGGCGGCCGCATCAATCTCACGCTGCGGCGAGTGAGCCGACCGGCAGAGGCCGAAACGCTTCCTTAA